In Entelurus aequoreus isolate RoL-2023_Sb linkage group LG02, RoL_Eaeq_v1.1, whole genome shotgun sequence, one genomic interval encodes:
- the LOC133631143 gene encoding cytochrome P450 1A1: MALMTMPYLGPVSVSESLVAGITLCLVYLVLKSFRVVVPEGLKRLPGPRPLPVIGNMLEMGSRPYLSLTDMSKRYGPVFQIQIGMRPVVVLSGSETVRQALVKQGEDFSGRPDLYSFRFINDGKSLSFSTDQAGVWRARRKLAYSALRSFATLDGTTSEYSCMLEEHICKEGEYLIKWLDSVMKADGGFDPFRHIVVSVANVICGMCFGRRYDHDDQELVGLVYLSDEFSKVVGSGNPADFIPALQFLPSATMRKFVSLNNRFNDFVQKIVMDHYATFDKENIRDITDSLIDHCEDRKLDENSNIQVSDGKIVGIVNDLFGAGFDTVSTALSWAVMYLVAYPEIQERLHQELKNKVGLHRNPLLSDKSSLPLLDAFILEVFRHSSFVPFTIPHCTTKDTSLNGFFIPKDTCVFINQWQINHDPELWDEPSSFDPDRFMSDDGTELNKVDGEKVMIFSLGKRRCIGQVIAQQEVFLFLAMLVQKLRFHMAPGEAVDMTPEYGLTMKHKCCQVRAAMRQGDEQ, from the exons ATGGCGCTAATGACGATGCCCTATCTCGGACCCGTGTCCGTGTCCGAGAGCTTGGTGGCCGGTATAACGCTATGTCTGGTCTACCTGGTGCTCAAGTCTTTCCGCGTGGTCGTTCCCGAGGGGCTCAAGCGTCTCCCCGGGCCCAGACCCCTGCCGGTCATCGGGAACATGCTGGAGATGGGCAGCAGACCCTACCTGAGTCTCACCGACATGAGCAAACGCTACGGCCCCGTGTTCCAGATCCAGATCGGCATGCGTCCCGTGGTGGTGCTGAGCGGCAGCGAAACGGTCCGGCAGGCTCTGGTCAAGCAAGGCGAGGACTTCTCGGGAAGGCCCGACCTGTACAGCTTCCGCTTCATCAACGACGGCAAGAGTCTCTCCTTCAGCACGGACCAGGCCGGCGTCTGGCGGGCTCGCAGGAAGCTGGCCTACAGCGCCCTGCGCTCCTTCGCCACGCTGGACGGCACCACGTCGGAGTACTCGTGCATGCTGGAGGAGCACATCTGCAAGGAGGGCGAGTATCTGATCAAATGGCTCGACAGCGTCATGAAGGCCGACGGCGGCTTCGACCCCTTCCGCCACATCGTGGTGTCGGTGGCCAACGTCATCTGCGGCATGTGCTTCGGCCGCCGCTACGACCACGACGACCAGGAGCTGGTCGGCCTGGTGTACCTCAGCGACGAGTTCAGCAAGGTGGTGGGCAGCGGCAACCCCGCCGACTTCATCCCGGCCCTCCAGTTCCTGCCCAGCGCCACCATGAGGAAGTTTGTCAGCCTCAACAACCGATTCAATGATTTTGTGCAGAAGATCGTCATGGACCACTACGCCACCTTTGACAAG GAGAACATCCGGGACATCACCGACTCCCTCATCGATCACTGCGAGGACAGGAAGCTGGACGAGAACTCCAACATCCAAGTGTCGGACGGGAAGATCGTAGGGATCGTCAACGACCTCTTCGGAGCAG GCTTCGACACCGTCTCAACCGCGCTGTCCTGGGCGGTCATGTACTTGGTGGCTTATCCCGAGATCCAGGAACGACTTCATCAGGAACTTA AGAACAAAGTGGGACTTCACCGCAATCCTCTTTTATCCGACAAAAGCAGTCTGCCCCTCCTGGATGCCTTCATCCTGGAGGTCTTTCGGCACTCTTCATTCGTGCCCTTCACCATCCCCCACTG CACCACAAAGGACACGTCTTTGAATGGCTTCTTCATCCCCAAAGACACCTGTGTCTTCATCAACCAGTGGCAGATCAACCACGACCC CGAACTCTGGGATGAGCCGTCGTCCTTCGACCCAGACCGCTTCATGAGCGACGACGGCACGGAGCTCAACAAGGTGGACGGCGAGAAGGTGATGATCTTCAGCCTTGGCAAGCGCCGCTGCATCGGCCAGGTCATCGCGCAACAGGAGGTCTTCCTCTTCCTGGCCATGTTGGTGCAGAAGCTGAGGTTCCACATGGCGCCCGGGGAAGCCGTGGACATGACGCCGGAGTACGGCCTCACCATGAAGCACAAGTGCTGCCAAGTGAGGGCCGCCATGCGGCAAGGCGACGAGCAGTGA